A stretch of DNA from Streptomyces venezuelae:
TCGGTCTCTTCCCGGAGCGGCTGGAGGCCTCGCCCTACGACGCGGACTTCGACGAGCCCGGCGTGCAGCGGCCAGCCGACGAGGACTTCTGGGCCCGTTTGCGCTGGTCCATCGCTATGCGGCAGGCAGCGATATTGGAGGAGGGCTACCTCCACAATGCTTCCGCTGGCATCGCCTCACCGAAGACACACTCGATGCGGTACGCGCCCGACTCACCCCGCGTGCCCAGTTGACCGTCTGGCCTGACCTGTCCATTGATGTCGACGCGGTCCTCGCCTCGCTTCCCGACGAGGGTCCGGTGGAGTTCGTATGGGAGGACGAGAACGGGGCTCTCTCCAGCACGGTGGTCGACGAGTCCGACTACAAGGAACTGGCCGCCCGGGTGGCAGGCGCCCGTGCCGCCACGGCCCTGTCTTTGACCCTCGACGAACGCCACCCGCTGTTCACCGCGGTCCTGCCCGACAGCGACGGCGTCTTGCGCGCCCGATGGAGGACCGAGCCGACGCCGAGTGACCGGAACTGGGCCTTTCTGAAGACTCTCCACCGTGGGCAGATCTGCACCGGCACGGTCACCAAAATCGCCAGCTTCGGTGTGACCTTTGTGGACATCGGCGGCTTCACCGCGATGATCAACATTCCCGAGCTGTCCTGGCGCCGCTTCGAGCACCCCTCTGACATCGTCACTGTCGGCCAGGAAATCTCGGCCGAGATCCTCGACGTCGACCTGGTGCGCGAGCGTGTGCCGTTGTCCCTGAAGGCATTGCAAGAGGACCCGATGCCGCCGTTTGTACAGCAAGTCGGCCAGACGGTGACCGGCATCGTGACCAAACTCGTACCGTTCGGCGCCTTCGTCCGAATCGAAGACAGAGAGGACGGCCTCGAAGGCTTGGTGCATCTCACCGAGCTGGCCGAAGGACACGTCGTTCAGCCCGAGGACGTGGTCCAGGTCGGAGACGCCCTCACGGTGAAGATCATGGAGGTCGACCTTTCACGGCGCCGGATCACTCTCTCCCACCTACAGGCGCTTGCCCCCGGAGAGCGCTGACCGGCGCGCTCATCCCCTCCGGGGGATGAGCGGCCAGGCCGGCTCGACGACTGCCGCCGGATCCGCGGTACGCCGCAGGTATGCCTGCAATGACATCGACTGTTCAGCCGCTGCTCGTACCTGAAGGTCATGCAGATCCGCCAATGGCATCAGGCCCACTGGCTGGTGCTTCTCACCCATGCGTCGCACCACGCGGGCGGCGGCCACGGCATCGGCCCTCGCATTGTGCGCGTCATCGAGCGACACACCGTAGTGAGCACACAACGCGTGGAGGGCCCTCTTGCCCTTCCGGTACTTGTCGATGTGCTTGTCGATCACCAGCGGGTCGATGACGGGCGTAGGCACGCTCCCCAGCCGCTCGCTGATCGACTCGATCTCGTAGCGCCGACACTCACGGTCCAGAAGCGACAGGTCGTAGCGTGCGTTCATCACCACCAGAGGTGTCCCCGAGCGCAGCTCCTCAGCAACGCCTTGTGCGATCTCCTCAATGGCTGAAGCGGCCGGCACCCCGTGCTCGCGGGCATACTCCGTCGAGATGCCATGGATCGCCGACGCCTGCTCGGGTATGGCTACCCCGGGATTCAGCAGCCAGGTCCGCTCGGCCGAGACGGCCCCGGCCGAATCCAGGCGCACGACCGCCGCCGTCACAATGCGGTCGGTCTCGACGTCGGTGCCCGTGGTCTCCAGGTCGAAGGCCACCAACGGCCCACTGATCCAGCTCATCACGCGGCCCTCATTCCCGCGTGGGCTGTCGGCCGGCGCCGCGCCTCGGCATGAGACACCTGAGACGCACCTGGCGTGAGGGGATAAAAGGCCGCGTTGTACGCCACCACCACCGCGCCGCGCCGCCACAGTCCGGCCAGCGCCGAGGCCACCTCGTCCGCGACCTCCCGGGCCGGCCGGCCCTCGCGGGCCGCCCGCTCCGTGCTGATCCCGTGGATCGCCGAGGCCTGCTCGGGAATCGGTATGCCCGGATCGGCCAGCCAGCCGCGCCGCTCGCCGACCACTCCGCCGGCCACCTCCACCAGTGCCGCCGTGACGATCCGCGACTCCCCCGGTTCCGTGCCGGTCGTCTCCAGGTCGAACCCGATCAGCGTTCCCCCGTGCCACTCCCCCATGGCGCCCCTCCCCCGTGTACCTGTGCATGGCATTGCCGCCACTGCTGCCGCTGCCGCTACCTCTGCGGCAACGGCTTTCAGCCTGCCACGGCGCACTGACACTCAGGACACCGGCCGGGAATCCTCCCACACCGACTCGAATTCCTCCCGGTAGGTCGTGAACAGCCCGTGGTCGGCATCCCGGGGCACGCCCCGCCCGCCGCCCCGCAGCACCAGCACCGGCGCCTCCATGCCGCGGGCCCGGCGCAGGTACGACTGGACCACCGCGATCCCCGAGTTCTCGCCCTCCACCAGGTAGGCGGTGAACCGCGGGGTCTCGTCGAAGACGTGGATGGAGAAGCCCGAGGGGTCGCGCAGGCCCGCCCGGACCCGGCGGACGTGCAGGATGTTCATCTCCACCGAGCGGCTCAGCTCGCCCTTGCGCAGGCCCAGCTCCCGCTCGCGCCGCTTGACCGCGCTGCTCGCCGGGTTCAGGAACAGCAGCCGGACCCGGCAGCCCGCCTCCACCAGCCGGACGAGTCTTCGCCCCGAGTAGTTCTGGACGAGCAGGTTCAGTCCTATGCCGATGGCGTCCAGCCGTCGCGCGCCCCCGAACAGGTCTTCGGCGGGCAGCTGGCGCTGGAGCCGGACCCGGTCGGGGTGGACCGAGATGACGTCCGCGTACCGGTCGCCGACCAGGTCCTCGACGGCGTCGATGGGCAGCCGGTCCGCGGAGGGGCTGCCGGCGCCGCCGCCCAGCACCTCCAGCAGCCGGGCCGAGGCCCGCTCCGCCTGGCTCAGTACCGCCTGCGAGAGGGCGCGGTTGCGGGAGACCACGTTGCGGGTGACCTCCAGCTCGTCCAGGGCGAGTTCGATGTCGCGCCGGTCGTCGAAGTACGGCTCGAAGCAGGGCCAGTGCTGGACCATCAGCTCGCGCAGCTGCGGGAGGGTCAGGAAGGAGAGAACGTTGTCGTCGGCCGGGTCCAGAAGGTAGCCCTTGCGGCGGCTGACCTCGCGGACCGCGACCGCGCGCTGCACCCACTCCTGGCCGGCCGGTCCGGCCGCCGCGACCACCCAGTCGTCCTCGCCGTGCACCGGCTCGTAGATCGGCCGCAGCACCGCGCCCACCACGGCCCGCAGCCGCTGCTCGATCAGGTTCAGCCAGATGTACGCACGGCCGGCCCGCTGGGCCCGGGTGCGGACCTCGCTCCAGGCGTCGGCGCCCCAGTCCAGCTCGGCGCCGGTACGGGAGACTCCGCCGGGCGCCTCCGGTCCTGCCAGGGAGACCGCCCCGGCCTCCGCGGCGCCGCCCTCGTGACCGCCGTCACCAGGGGGCAGCTCCAGACCTCCCGAGCTCACCCGCGCACCCGCCCTTCCGCTACCCCTCCAGTGATCAAGGAAGGGTACTCCGCGCACCCGGCCCGGTGCAGCCGGATGGCCCTGACGGCGCAGGCCTGTTGACTCATCATCGGATTCCCGGACAGTGGGCTGACCCGCATATCGGGTAGACGGGGTCACCCGGTAGGACCTGCGCAAGTCCCCCCGCGGAGCCCCCCTTTCGGGGAAGATCTGGCGGAGACCAACGGACGCCTGATCAGGAGTGGAAGAGTCGCATCTATGCAGGTCTGGCCCGGGCAGGCGTATCCCCTCGGCGCGACGTACGACGGCGCCGGCACCAATTTCGCGGTCTACTCCGAGGCCGCCAGGCGCATCGAGCTGTGCCTGTTGCACGAGGACGGTTCGGAGACCGCGGTGGAGCTGCGGGAGACGGACGCCTTCGTCCGGCACGCCTACCTGCCCGGCATCATGCCCGGTCAGCGGTACGGCTTCCGGGTGCACGGCCCGTACGAGCCCGAGCGCGGGCACCGCTGCAATGCGGCCAAGCTGCTGCTGGACCCATACGCGCGGGCCATCAGCGGGTCCGTCACCTGGGGCGAGGAGGTGTACGGCTACCACTTCGGCCGCCCCGACTCCCGCAACAATCTGGACTCCGCCCCGCGCACGATGAGCTCGGTGGTGGTGAACCCGTACTTCGACTGGGCCAACGACCGGCCGCCGCGGCACGAGTACCACCACACCGTGCTGTACGAGGCGCACGTCAAGGGACTGACGATGCGCCACCCCGACCTTCCGGAGGAACTGCGCGGCACGTACGGGGCGCTCGCCCATCCGGCGGTCATCGGGCATCTGACGAAGCTCGGGGTGACGGCACTGGAGCTGATGCCGGTACACCAGTTCGTCAACGACCACCGGCTGGTGGACGACGGGCTGAGCAACTACTGGGGCTACAACACCATCGGGTTCTTCGCCCCGCACAACGGCTATGCCTCCGGGGACCGCGGCCAGCAGGTGCTGGAGTTCAAGTCGGCGGTCCGGGCCCTGCACGAGGCGGGGATCGAGGTGATCCTGGACGTGGTCTACAACCACACCGCGGAGGGCAACCACCTGGGTCCCACGCTGTCCTTCCGGGGCCTGGACAACGCCTCGTACTACCGGCTCGCGGAGGACCCGCGCTACTACACGGACACCACCGGCACCGGGAACTCACTGCTGATGCGGTCCCCGCACGTGCTCCAGCTGATCATGGACTCGCTGCGGTACTGGGTCACCGAGATGCATGTGGACGGCTTCCGCTTCGACCTGGCGGCCACCCTGGCCCGGCAGTTCCACGAGGTGGACCGGCTGTCCTCGTTCTTCGACCTGGTGCAGCAGGATCCGGTGGTGAGCCAGGTGAAGCTGATCGCGGAACCCTGGGACCTGGGCGAGGGCGGCTACCAGGTGGGCAACTTCCCGCCGCTGTGGACCGAGTGGAACGGCAAGTACCGGGACACGGTACGGGACCTGTGGCGCGGCCAGCCGCGCACGCTCGCCGATTTCGCGGGCCGGCTGACGGGCTCCTCGGACCTCTACCAGGACGACGGCCGGCGCCCGCTGGCCTCCATCAACTTCACCACCTGCCACGACGGTTTCACCCTGCACGACCTGGTCTCGTACAACGAGAAGCACAACGAGGCGAACCGGGAGGGCAACCGGGACGGGGAGAGCCACAACCGGTCCTGGAACTGCGGGGCGGAGGGACCGACCGGCGATCCGGAGATCCTGGAGCTGCGGGAGCGCCAGATGCGCAATTTCACGGCCACCCTGATGCTGTCCCAGGGGGTGCCGATGCTCAGCCACGGCGACGAGTTCGCCCGCACCCAGAACGGCAACAACAACGCGTACTGCCAGGACAACGAGCTGTCCTGGGTGGACTGGCCGGACCTCGGCAAACCGCCGCCCCCGCTGCTGGAGTTCACCCGGCAGATGGTGTGGCTGCGCCGCAACCACCCGGTGTTCCGGCGCCGCCGGTTCTTCCACGGACGCCCGGTGGAGGGCGCCCACGACGAGCTGTCGGACATCGCGTGGTTCACCCCGTACGGCGAGGAGATGCGCGCCCGGGACTGGCAGGCGCAGAACACCCGCGGGCTGACCGTGTTCCTCAACGGGGAGGCGATCTCCGAGCCCGGGGTCCGCGGCGAGCGGATCACCGACGACTCGTTCCTGCTGATGTTCAACACCAGTGCGGACCCGCAGGAGTTCACCCTCCCGGCGGGGCACGGCGCCCAGTGGCGGATGGTGGTCGACACGGCCCGGGCGGAGGTGATGCCACCCGGCGCCGGACCGCAGTTCGCGGCCGGCGACCGGGTGGCGCTGACGGGACGGAGCCTGGTGGTGCTTCAGCGGCCGGCGTAGCTGTGGGTGGTGTCGGCCGACGTGCCGGGCGACGTGTCGGGCGATGCGGTGCCGGGCGACGTGTCGAGCGAGGCGGTCTGCTGGGCCGGGATGAAGGCGGTCACGGTGTGGGTGCGGGCGGCCGGAACCCGGGTCAGCAGGGCCAGGGCCAGGCTGAGCGCGGCAGCGCCGACGGCCACCGCGAAGGCGCCAGAGGGCCCGTACCACTCGGCAAGCCGGCCGGAGAGGGCGAGCGCGAGGGCCTGGCCGGCCACCAGGGAGCTGGCCGCGAAGGCCATCGCCTCGGCCAGCCGGGCCGGCTCCACATGCCGTTCGGTCAGCGAGAACGCGGTGATCAGGTGCGGGGCGTAGGCGGCCCCGAGGACGGTCACCACGGCGTAGAGGCTCCACAGGCTGCCGGTGAACAGCAGCGGCACGGAGAGCAGCAGGGCGGCTGCGGTGGCCACCCGCCAGCGCAGCCGGAGGCCGAAGCGGGCCGGCAGTGCACCGAGGGCGAGGCCGACGGCGGCACTGACCACGCCCATGGCGGCGTACACGATCCCGGCCTGGCCGGGTGCCCCCAACTCGGCGGTGAGCGCGGCGATTCCGGCCTGGCAGCCGCCGAACATGGCGCCCTGCAGGGCGAGGGAGGCGCGGACGGAGTACACCACGCCGGGCGGCCTGGTGCGGCGCCCGCCGGTGGTCTTGGCGGGCGCCGGCGACCCGGCCGTGACGGCGGCGGTCGGGTGCAGTGCGTAGGCGATCGCGAAGACCGCGACGAGGGCGGCGGCGCCGCCGAGGGCGACGGCGGGGTGGGCGAGCAGCGCGGCCAGCCCGACCAGGGCCGGGCCGATCACGAACGAGACCTCGTCGAGGGTGCCTTCGAGCGAGTGCACGGCACCGACCACCCCCTCGTCGGCCTTGGCGCGGTGGGCGAGGGCCACGGAGCGGGTCCGGGCGAGGGGCCCGATGAGCGGGACGGAGGCGCCGGCGACGGCGCCGATCAGGGCGAGCGGGACGGTGTCCAGCCCTCCGAGCGCGCCGGCCACCAGGGCGCCGGTGGCCAGGGCGTTCACCGCGGCGGCGGTCAGTACCACGGGGCGCTGCCCGCGCCGGTCGGCGATCCGGCCCAGTACGGGGCCGCAGACCACCTGTCCGGCGGACAGCGTGCCGCCCACGACTCCGGCGGTGGCCAGGGAGCCGCTGGTCTCGGCGACCAGCAGCACGCTCCCGAACTGGGCCATGGCGACGGGGAGTCGGGCGAAGAAGGAGACGAGCGGGAGAAGGGGCCCGGTCAGGGCGATGACTTTGCGATAGGTGTCGACGGTTCCAACCACCGGCCACACGCTAACCGGATGGAGTCACCCGGATGCACTGGGCAATGGCACGGAATCGGCATTGCTGGGTACGTACGTTCTCATGACCCAGCAGTACGCCACCGCGAGCCCGGCATCCGGAACCCCGGGAACCCCCGGAACCCCCGGAACGCCCCCTGCCTCCACCTACCGGCTCCAGCTGCACCCCGGCTTTACCTTCGGTGACGCGGAGGCGGCCGTACCGTATCTCGCTTCGCTCGGTGTGTCACATCTGCACCTGTCCCCGGTGCTCGAGGCGGTGCCCGGCTCGTCCCACGGGTACGACGTGGTGGACCACGGGCGGGTGCGGGCGGAGCTCGGCGGCGAGCCCGGGCTGCGCGCGCTGGCCCGGACCGCGCGCGGGCACGGGCTGGGGCTGGTGCTGGACATCGTCCCGAACCACATGGCGGTGCCGTCCCCGCTGCGGCTCAACCGCCCGCTGTGGGAGGTGCTGAGGGAGGGGCCGGAGTCGCCGTACGCCCGCTGGTTCGACATCGACTGGGCGGCGGGCGGCGGGCAGCTGCTGCTGCCGGTGCTGGGCGGGCCGCCGGACCCGGCGCGGGTGCGGGTGCAGGTGGCGGAAGGGCTGCTGCGGTACGAGGACCACGAGTTCCCGCTGCGGGCCGGCACGGCGGGGCTCGCGCTGCCGGAGCTGCTGGCCGCGCAGTGGTACCGGCCGGCCTGGTGGCGAGAGGGCCGCACATCGCTCAACTACCGCCGGTTCTTCACGATTTCGGAGCTGATCGGGGTCCGGGTGGAGGAGCCGGAGGTGTTCGCGGCCACCCATGCGAAGGTGCTGGAACTGGTCCGGGACGGGGTGCTGGCCGGCCTGCGGATCGACCATGTGGACGGACTGGCCGACCCCGAGGGCTATCTGCGGCGGCTGCGGGGGGCGGTGGGCGAGGGCTGCTGGGTGGTGGTGGAGAAGATCCTCGCCCGGGAGGAGCGGCTGCCGGGCACCTGGCCGGTGGCGGGGACCACGGGGTACGACGCGCTGCACCGGGTGGACGGCGTGTTCGTGGACCCGGCGGGCGCGGACGCGCTGGCCGCGCGGTACCGCGCGGCCACCGGCTCACCCGACTGGCCGACGGTGGCCGCCCGCTCCGCGGCCTCGGTCCTGACCGAAGACCTGGCCCCGGAACTGGCCGCGGTCCTACGCCTGGCGGCCGAGGCCTCGGCGGCCGGCGGCATGCCCCCCGGACCGGCCGGGCCGGGGGCTGCGGGGGCGCACCCCGCGGGTGGGGCCGCGCCGGGGGCGGCGGCCGGGGTGGGTGGGGCCGTGGCTGCGTTGTTGGTGGGGTATCCGGTCTACCGGCCGTACCCCGGGGGCGACGGGCTCGCGCCGGAGGCGGTGGCGCGGGCCCGGGAGACCGCCGGGGACGAGGCCGTCGACCGGGTCCGGGCGCTGCTCCGCGCCTCACCGGCCTTCGCCGCCCGGTTCGCCCAGACCTCGGCCGCGCTGCGCGCCAAGTCCCTTGAAGACCGCGCCTTCTACCGGTACGCCCCGCTGCTCTCGGCCACCGAGGTCGGCGGGGACCCGGGCCGGCCGGCCGTCACCCCGGCCGAGTTCCACGCGTACTGCACCCACCTGGAACGGGACTGGCCCGCCTCCGGCACCGTCCTCTCCACGCACGACACCAAACGCAGCGCCGACGTCCGGGCGCGGATCGCCGCGCTCTCGGAGCGGCCGGACGCCCTGCCGCTCCCCGGCCCCGGCCCGGCCGGGCGGGGGCCGGGCGACCCCCAGCTCGCCTGGGTCGCCGCCCAGAGCGCTCTGGGGCTCGGGGCGGTCCCCGACGGGCCGGAGCGGCTGGCCGCGGCCCTGCTGAAGGCGGCCAAGGAGGCCGCGCTGCGGACCAGTTGGACCGACCCCGACCCGGCGTACGAGGAGACCGTCCCGGACTACGCCGACCGCTGTGCCGTCCCCGGGACGGGCGGCGGCGCACTCGCCGGCCTGGCACCGGCCGTACGGGCCAACACCCTCGGGGCCACCGCCCTCCAACTGGCCATGCCCGGGGTGCCCGAGGTGTACCAGGGCGGCGAGGCGGAGTACCGCGCCCTGGTGGACCCCGACAACCGCCGCCCGGCCCGCTTCCACCGGGAGGCCCTGGACCGGCTCGACGCCGGGTCGGCGCCCGCCGGGCTGTCGGAGGAGAAGCTGGCCCTGACGGCCGCGCTGCTGCGGCTGCGGCGGGCCCGCCCCGGCCTGTTCCGCGGGTACGCCCCGCTGGCCGCAGCCGGTCCGGCGGCGGAGCACTGCCTCGCCTTCACCCGGGCGGACGGGCTGCTGGTGGCCGTGACCCGGCTCGCGCTTCGGCTCGCGGAGGCGGGCGGCTGGCGGGACACGGCCCTGCCGCTGCCGCCGGGCCGCTGGACCTCCGTACTCCCCCGGGCCGACGCCCCGTACGAACGTACGCACGAAGGTACGTACGCGGGCGCGTACGAAGGCACGGTCGCGCTGTCCGTGCTGCTCGGCGCGGGCTCCGGCTCCCCGGTCGCGGTCCTCGTCCGGGAATGAGCCACCCGGCCCGTCGTACGTCGGGACACGGCCCCCCGGAGTCCCACCGGACCCGGACTCCACATGCGGTCGGACCGGCGGTCGGACCGGCGCTCGGACCGCCGTTCGACCCCGGATACACAGAGCGTGTGACGGGCATCTCACATCGGTGACCCTCACCCGTGACATGTGCTACCCCACCCCGCACGAACTCTCCCTGGCCGCAAGAGCCCTGGCCGACCAGCACCCCGGTCTGGTCCGGCTCCGCCGGGCCGGTACCTCCCGGGCCGGCCGGCCGCTGTGGCTGCTGTCGGTCGGCCGCGGCCACCACGATGGCGATGCCGGGCGGCCCGGGGTGCTGGTCGTCGCCGGAGCGCACGCCAACGAACCCGTCGGCGGACCCACCGCGCTGGCCGTGGCCCGCC
This window harbors:
- a CDS encoding S1 RNA-binding domain-containing protein: MTVWPDLSIDVDAVLASLPDEGPVEFVWEDENGALSSTVVDESDYKELAARVAGARAATALSLTLDERHPLFTAVLPDSDGVLRARWRTEPTPSDRNWAFLKTLHRGQICTGTVTKIASFGVTFVDIGGFTAMINIPELSWRRFEHPSDIVTVGQEISAEILDVDLVRERVPLSLKALQEDPMPPFVQQVGQTVTGIVTKLVPFGAFVRIEDREDGLEGLVHLTELAEGHVVQPEDVVQVGDALTVKIMEVDLSRRRITLSHLQALAPGER
- a CDS encoding 3'-5' exonuclease; this encodes MSWISGPLVAFDLETTGTDVETDRIVTAAVVRLDSAGAVSAERTWLLNPGVAIPEQASAIHGISTEYAREHGVPAASAIEEIAQGVAEELRSGTPLVVMNARYDLSLLDRECRRYEIESISERLGSVPTPVIDPLVIDKHIDKYRKGKRALHALCAHYGVSLDDAHNARADAVAAARVVRRMGEKHQPVGLMPLADLHDLQVRAAAEQSMSLQAYLRRTADPAAVVEPAWPLIPRRG
- a CDS encoding SAV2148 family HEPN domain-containing protein is translated as MSSGGLELPPGDGGHEGGAAEAGAVSLAGPEAPGGVSRTGAELDWGADAWSEVRTRAQRAGRAYIWLNLIEQRLRAVVGAVLRPIYEPVHGEDDWVVAAAGPAGQEWVQRAVAVREVSRRKGYLLDPADDNVLSFLTLPQLRELMVQHWPCFEPYFDDRRDIELALDELEVTRNVVSRNRALSQAVLSQAERASARLLEVLGGGAGSPSADRLPIDAVEDLVGDRYADVISVHPDRVRLQRQLPAEDLFGGARRLDAIGIGLNLLVQNYSGRRLVRLVEAGCRVRLLFLNPASSAVKRRERELGLRKGELSRSVEMNILHVRRVRAGLRDPSGFSIHVFDETPRFTAYLVEGENSGIAVVQSYLRRARGMEAPVLVLRGGGRGVPRDADHGLFTTYREEFESVWEDSRPVS
- the glgX gene encoding glycogen debranching protein GlgX produces the protein MQVWPGQAYPLGATYDGAGTNFAVYSEAARRIELCLLHEDGSETAVELRETDAFVRHAYLPGIMPGQRYGFRVHGPYEPERGHRCNAAKLLLDPYARAISGSVTWGEEVYGYHFGRPDSRNNLDSAPRTMSSVVVNPYFDWANDRPPRHEYHHTVLYEAHVKGLTMRHPDLPEELRGTYGALAHPAVIGHLTKLGVTALELMPVHQFVNDHRLVDDGLSNYWGYNTIGFFAPHNGYASGDRGQQVLEFKSAVRALHEAGIEVILDVVYNHTAEGNHLGPTLSFRGLDNASYYRLAEDPRYYTDTTGTGNSLLMRSPHVLQLIMDSLRYWVTEMHVDGFRFDLAATLARQFHEVDRLSSFFDLVQQDPVVSQVKLIAEPWDLGEGGYQVGNFPPLWTEWNGKYRDTVRDLWRGQPRTLADFAGRLTGSSDLYQDDGRRPLASINFTTCHDGFTLHDLVSYNEKHNEANREGNRDGESHNRSWNCGAEGPTGDPEILELRERQMRNFTATLMLSQGVPMLSHGDEFARTQNGNNNAYCQDNELSWVDWPDLGKPPPPLLEFTRQMVWLRRNHPVFRRRRFFHGRPVEGAHDELSDIAWFTPYGEEMRARDWQAQNTRGLTVFLNGEAISEPGVRGERITDDSFLLMFNTSADPQEFTLPAGHGAQWRMVVDTARAEVMPPGAGPQFAAGDRVALTGRSLVVLQRPA
- a CDS encoding MFS transporter, producing the protein MVGTVDTYRKVIALTGPLLPLVSFFARLPVAMAQFGSVLLVAETSGSLATAGVVGGTLSAGQVVCGPVLGRIADRRGQRPVVLTAAAVNALATGALVAGALGGLDTVPLALIGAVAGASVPLIGPLARTRSVALAHRAKADEGVVGAVHSLEGTLDEVSFVIGPALVGLAALLAHPAVALGGAAALVAVFAIAYALHPTAAVTAGSPAPAKTTGGRRTRPPGVVYSVRASLALQGAMFGGCQAGIAALTAELGAPGQAGIVYAAMGVVSAAVGLALGALPARFGLRLRWRVATAAALLLSVPLLFTGSLWSLYAVVTVLGAAYAPHLITAFSLTERHVEPARLAEAMAFAASSLVAGQALALALSGRLAEWYGPSGAFAVAVGAAALSLALALLTRVPAARTHTVTAFIPAQQTASLDTSPGTASPDTSPGTSADTTHSYAGR
- the treY gene encoding malto-oligosyltrehalose synthase, producing MTQQYATASPASGTPGTPGTPGTPPASTYRLQLHPGFTFGDAEAAVPYLASLGVSHLHLSPVLEAVPGSSHGYDVVDHGRVRAELGGEPGLRALARTARGHGLGLVLDIVPNHMAVPSPLRLNRPLWEVLREGPESPYARWFDIDWAAGGGQLLLPVLGGPPDPARVRVQVAEGLLRYEDHEFPLRAGTAGLALPELLAAQWYRPAWWREGRTSLNYRRFFTISELIGVRVEEPEVFAATHAKVLELVRDGVLAGLRIDHVDGLADPEGYLRRLRGAVGEGCWVVVEKILAREERLPGTWPVAGTTGYDALHRVDGVFVDPAGADALAARYRAATGSPDWPTVAARSAASVLTEDLAPELAAVLRLAAEASAAGGMPPGPAGPGAAGAHPAGGAAPGAAAGVGGAVAALLVGYPVYRPYPGGDGLAPEAVARARETAGDEAVDRVRALLRASPAFAARFAQTSAALRAKSLEDRAFYRYAPLLSATEVGGDPGRPAVTPAEFHAYCTHLERDWPASGTVLSTHDTKRSADVRARIAALSERPDALPLPGPGPAGRGPGDPQLAWVAAQSALGLGAVPDGPERLAAALLKAAKEAALRTSWTDPDPAYEETVPDYADRCAVPGTGGGALAGLAPAVRANTLGATALQLAMPGVPEVYQGGEAEYRALVDPDNRRPARFHREALDRLDAGSAPAGLSEEKLALTAALLRLRRARPGLFRGYAPLAAAGPAAEHCLAFTRADGLLVAVTRLALRLAEAGGWRDTALPLPPGRWTSVLPRADAPYERTHEGTYAGAYEGTVALSVLLGAGSGSPVAVLVRE